A segment of the Salvelinus namaycush isolate Seneca unplaced genomic scaffold, SaNama_1.0 Scaffold88, whole genome shotgun sequence genome:
TTCCTTATTCTCTCCCGTCTCTGTCTCACAGGTGAGAGTCCCAACCAACCATCTGCCAGTGAATATAGTCCCTCTTCATCGGAAGAACCAGAACATTCCGAATCCGAAGATCCAGAACATTCCGAATACGAAGATCCTGAACATTCCGAATCAGAAGAACCTGAACAACGACGAGTGAAACGCAAAACTAAGACTCACAGCTGCCTAGCGTGTGGGAGGAAGTTTGTCTCCTTGTACACACTAAGGAGACACCAGAACAGGACCCACACAGGAGAGGAGACGGagaacaggacacacacaggagaggagaCGGAGAAGAGTAAAGGACAGAGTCCTGCTTCAGGAGAACCTGAACAACAGAAGAGGAAATGGGGAGTCAGGAAGACCCACTCCTGCCCCGAGTGTGGAAGACACTGCCCATCGTTATCAGCACTGAAGGTCCACCAGAGAatccacactggagagaagccttacctctGCTCTGAGTGTGGGAAGGGCTTCACTTATCAAAGTAGCTTGAGATTACACCAGAAGAAAGACTCCGCTGACAAGGTGACCTGCTGCTGTGGACAAGAGTTCTCCTCAAAGTGCGTTCTGGAGGTTCACTGGAAGACGGACACTGGAGCCAAGCCTTACACCTGCTGTGTGTGTGGCAAGGGGTTCGGTAAAAAAGAACGGCTAAAAGAACACCAGAGATCCCACACAGGAGAGATGCCTTACTCTTGCTCTTTCTGTGGCAAGGGTTACTACCAAAAACCGGCTTGGAAAGCCCACGAGCGAACACACACCGAGGAGAAGCCCCTGTGCTCTGTGTGTGGACGGACCTTCTCTAATAAGACTACATTAAAAGTCCACCaacgaacacacacaggagagaagcctttcctcTGCTCTGAGTGTGGCAAGGGCTTCCTCAGTAAAGCATACCTGACGACCCACCAGCGATTCAACTGTTCTGGGGGAGAGGAACGACGGCGAGCAAAGAGATTTCACAAGTGTCCGGACTGTGGGAAGGAGTTCACACAAGCAAACAAACTGGAGAGACacatgagaacacacacaggagagaggcctTACCAGTGCTCTGTGTGTGGGATGAGGTTCAACCAGAAAGGGAATCTCAAAACGCATTTTAAAGTGCACACAGGTGAGTGTCCTCCTTTACCATGAATCCATCCTGATGGACGACTAGCAAACTGTCAGTGATCAAAACCATGTTGTTTAAAACAACACGTAAACCATGACTTAGTATACTCATCCACACCTTAACAAtaacattgttgcatgttgcattggTTGAGTCCCAAACGACACCCTATTcatctatagtgcactacttttgaccagggcccatatgggctCACTGAGTGTCCGTGTGTCTTGTCTATACAGGAGGGGATCCCAGTTTAGTGGCTGACATGGAGACTCCCTCTGAACAACCTCGGGACAACAGACGTAAAGCTGGGAGACCACAACGCTGCCTCCATCAGCATGACGAGGAGGGAACATCCCACCACCTCCCGGCGCCACAGAGGGAGGAAACATCCCACCACCTCCCGGCGCCACAGAGGGAGGAAACATCCCACCACCTCCCGGCGCCACAGAGGGAGGAAACATCCCACCACCTCCCGGCGCCACAGAGGGAGGAAACATCCCACCACCTCCCGGCGCCACAGAGGGAGGAAACATCCCAACACCTCCCGGCGCCACAGAGGGAGGGAACATCCCACCACCTCCCGTCAGCACAGAAACCCACCATGTCCCCCAGGGGAGAAAAACACTATCTCTGCCCTGAATGTGGCAAGACTTACACCCGGGAATACGACCTCCGAGTCCACCTCAGAacgcacacaggagagagaccgtACCAGTGTGATGAATGCGGAAAGACCTTTGTTCGGAAACAAGGGCTCCGTCAACACCGGCGGTCACATGCTCCCAAGCCCATGGGACCGACCCGTCAGTTAGGCAGGCCCGTCAGCATGGGTTCCAGTAGCAGAAGACCTCACCAATCACCCAGGATGGGAAGCTCTAAGCAGCAGTTGTCCAGGGTTGATAAACCCATGCCTCCGTGCTCTAGTGTAGAGAGAGCCATGCCGTTCCATACAGTGGAGAGACCCATGCCTTTACATCGAGTGGAGAGACCCATGCCGTTACCAGACATGGAGAGAGAACACTGGCAGTACTGGCACCTTTAAACTCCATGGCTATGtctggcatcctattccctatatagtgcactacttttgaccagggctcatggGGTTCTggacaaatgtagtgcactataaatggaatagggtgccattttggacacactaTGTCTCTCGTGACTAAACAGAACTGTTCTTCTTGCTTccgtttgtgtgtgagtgtgtgtgtgtgtgtgtatgcgtgcatgtTGCTTCCTCATTTATGATCAGTATAATAATCGTTACCACTGAGCAAGATAATCTTGCCAACTGTTGTTATAGTAACGTACATATTTTTAGTCAACAAATTAAGCGATTGCATTTTTGTCCATTCtagtgtttaaaaaaataaaatatatatcttATGTTACTTATTGAAGCTGTAATGATACAAAACAAATCCACAGTGACGTACATGTCATAATGCCAGTGTCAAACGTTGGCCCTTTTTGTATATGCCTTCtaacattttaatttcattgaCAGTATAAGCAGAGATGGCTAAGTTGTAAGAGATGTCATCTGTTGTCTTTACACTTCAGCCCggatggtggtgtgtgtgtgtgtgtgtgttgcttccTCATCTGTGATCAGTACAATAAAGTCTGCTGTATTGTGTAAGATAATCACTCCAACTTTAGTTGTCATCCTGTGCATATTTTAATCAACAAAAATGAAGTGTTTGCATTTTAGTCCTTGTGTTTTTTTATATCTTATGTTACTTATTGAAGCTGTCATGATACTAAGAAATCCACAGTGACTTGCATGTCATAATGCCATGGACCAATAAATTAACATTGGGAGGGGGGaaaaatgtatttctctcttTATTACCTTTAtctataaaaaaacatttgacttCAGAAACGGTCAGACAGCTACGTTGCAAGAGACTTGTACTCCATTTTCTTTGTTCTCCAGACCGAATAGGGGCGCTAAAGCACAAACAAAAGACAACCTCATACCAGAAGTAGGAAGCCAAACTGAGTTGGACAGTTTACCGAACTTCACTTATAACACCTCATCGTTCAAAACActtttgcagaaaaatgtatgaaAGGAAGACCGCAGCTTTTGATTAAATAGCCTCAGGCGTTGGTATTTCCCAGCCTCCATCCAACGAGACTCGATGttacgaccaacaacattggcaGTCATCATTATACAGTTTAAACTAAACTAGCTTTCTAGTCAGTTAGCTCAGGGATTAATACCCTATGCTATGGACGAGGTAAGAATCTGAATGTGAGCTAGCCACATCTCTTTTCTGCAATCTGCTCAGCGGTTGCTATACCAaatgttgtggctagctagcaaaTCAAGTTGCTCAGTATTTTATAGACTACAGCGAATGGTAGCAACATCAGTAACGTTACTAGCTAACAATGTTGTAGCTTGCTGATATGATGTTTTCTATGAAGGTAACGTAGCTAGTTAACTGGCCAGCTAGCTAGATGAATGACAATACAATCAACAGTA
Coding sequences within it:
- the LOC120043226 gene encoding oocyte zinc finger protein XlCOF6-like isoform X3 — translated: MSGERETLLDGIEQSLWNLTENNLRYLCERCGIAGQDGSDVKGKNYRSLRRKIEEYCESDDLMKLEDQGMSWLLQLQNDIKTIQQDASLSQSAQVDTLDGTEPSRTKNEGGAERLTDPAPERHMPPERRENVSDDSEDPSRQSPASSSEPQLSASSPGPDRNHGDQRSKLGSLRIVLQKVVVVKEEEDDWDCCVTGESPNQPSASEYSPSSSEEPEHSESEDPEHSEYEDPEHSESEEPEQRRVKRKTKTHSCLACGRKFVSLYTLRRHQNRTHTGEETENRTHTGEETEKSKGQSPASGEPEQQKRKWGVRKTHSCPECGRHCPSLSALKVHQRIHTGEKPYLCSECGKGFTYQSSLRLHQKKDSADKVTCCCGQEFSSKCVLEVHWKTDTGAKPYTCCVCGKGFGKKERLKEHQRSHTGEMPYSCSFCGKGYYQKPAWKAHERTHTEEKPLCSVCGRTFSNKTTLKVHQRTHTGEKPFLCSECGKGFLSKAYLTTHQRFNCSGGEERRRAKRFHKCPDCGKEFTQANKLERHMRTHTGERPYQCSVCGMRFNQKGNLKTHFKVHTGGDPSLVADMETPSEQPRDNRRKAGRPQRCLHQHDEEGTSHHLPAPQREETSHHLPAPQREETSHHLPAPQREETSHHLPAPQREETSQHLPAPQREGTSHHLPSAQKPTMSPRGEKHYLCPECGKTYTREYDLRVHLRTHTGERPYQCDECGKTFVRKQGLRQHRRSHAPKPMGPTRQLGRPVSMGSSSRRPHQSPRMGSSKQQLSRVDKPMPPCSSVERAMPFHTVERPMPLHRVERPMPLPDMEREHWQYWHL
- the LOC120043226 gene encoding zinc finger protein 182-like isoform X1; this translates as MSGERETLLDGIEQSLWNLTENNLRYLCERCGIAGQDGSDVKGKNYRSLRRKIEEYCESDDLMKLEDQGMSWLLQLQNDIKTIQQDASLSQSAQVDTLDGTEPSRTKNEGGAERLTDPAPERHMPPERRENVSDDSEDPSRQSPASSSEPQLSASSPGPDRNHGDQRSKLGSLRIVLQKVVVVKEEEDDWDCCVTGESPNQPSASEYSPSSSEEPEHSESEDPEHSEYEDPEHSESEEPEQRRVKRKTKTHSCLACGRKFVSLYTLRRHQNRTHTGEETENRTHTGEETEKSKGQSPASGEPEQQKRKWGVRKTHSCPECGRHCPSLSALKVHQRIHTGEKPYLCSECGKGFTYQSSLRLHQKKDSADKVTCCCGQEFSSKCVLEVHWKTDTGAKPYTCCVCGKGFGKKERLKEHQRSHTGEMPYSCSFCGKGYYQKPAWKAHERTHTEEKPLCSVCGRTFSNKTTLKVHQRTHTGEKPFLCSECGKGFLSKAYLTTHQRFNCSGGEERRRAKRFHKCPDCGKEFTQANKLERHMRTHTGERPYQCSVCGMRFNQKGNLKTHFKVHTGGDPSLVADMETPSEQPRDNRRKAGRPQRCLHQHDEEGTSHHLPAPQREETSHHLPAPQREETSHHLPAPQREETSHHLPAPQREETSHHLPAPQREETSQHLPAPQREGTSHHLPSAQKPTMSPRGEKHYLCPECGKTYTREYDLRVHLRTHTGERPYQCDECGKTFVRKQGLRQHRRSHAPKPMGPTRQLGRPVSMGSSSRRPHQSPRMGSSKQQLSRVDKPMPPCSSVERAMPFHTVERPMPLHRVERPMPLPDMEREHWQYWHL
- the LOC120043226 gene encoding zinc finger protein 182-like isoform X2 yields the protein MSGERETLLDGIEQSLWNLTENNLRYLCERCGIAGQDGSDVKGKNYRSLRRKIEEYCESDDLMKLEDQGMSWLLQLQNDIKTIQQDASLSQSAQVDTLDGTEPSRTKNEGGAERLTDPAPERHMPPERRENDSEDPSRQSPASSSEPQLSASSPGPDRNHGDQRSKLGSLRIVLQKVVVVKEEEDDWDCCVTGESPNQPSASEYSPSSSEEPEHSESEDPEHSEYEDPEHSESEEPEQRRVKRKTKTHSCLACGRKFVSLYTLRRHQNRTHTGEETENRTHTGEETEKSKGQSPASGEPEQQKRKWGVRKTHSCPECGRHCPSLSALKVHQRIHTGEKPYLCSECGKGFTYQSSLRLHQKKDSADKVTCCCGQEFSSKCVLEVHWKTDTGAKPYTCCVCGKGFGKKERLKEHQRSHTGEMPYSCSFCGKGYYQKPAWKAHERTHTEEKPLCSVCGRTFSNKTTLKVHQRTHTGEKPFLCSECGKGFLSKAYLTTHQRFNCSGGEERRRAKRFHKCPDCGKEFTQANKLERHMRTHTGERPYQCSVCGMRFNQKGNLKTHFKVHTGGDPSLVADMETPSEQPRDNRRKAGRPQRCLHQHDEEGTSHHLPAPQREETSHHLPAPQREETSHHLPAPQREETSHHLPAPQREETSHHLPAPQREETSQHLPAPQREGTSHHLPSAQKPTMSPRGEKHYLCPECGKTYTREYDLRVHLRTHTGERPYQCDECGKTFVRKQGLRQHRRSHAPKPMGPTRQLGRPVSMGSSSRRPHQSPRMGSSKQQLSRVDKPMPPCSSVERAMPFHTVERPMPLHRVERPMPLPDMEREHWQYWHL